A window from Citrobacter amalonaticus encodes these proteins:
- a CDS encoding DUF484 domain-containing protein has product MKQPGEELQETLTELDDRAVVDYLQKNPEFFIRNAHAVEAMRVPHPVRGTVSLVEWHMARARNHINVLEENMSLLMAQANANESLFYRLLHLQGRLVAATSLDDMLMRFHRWARELGLAGATVRLFPDRWRLGAPSSYTHLALSRQAFEPLRIQRLGQEQHYLGTLNGPELLVVLPEAKAIGSVAMSMLGRDGDLGVILFSSRDTHHYQAGQGTQLLHEIALMMPDLLERWIERV; this is encoded by the coding sequence ATGAAGCAGCCAGGGGAAGAACTACAGGAAACGCTTACGGAACTCGATGACCGGGCGGTCGTCGACTATCTGCAGAAAAACCCTGAGTTTTTTATCCGCAATGCGCATGCCGTGGAAGCGATGCGGGTGCCGCACCCGGTGCGGGGCACCGTCTCGCTCGTTGAGTGGCACATGGCCCGCGCGCGTAATCACATTAACGTCCTTGAAGAAAATATGTCGCTGTTGATGGCGCAGGCGAATGCCAACGAAAGCCTGTTTTATCGCCTGTTGCATTTGCAGGGACGTCTGGTTGCCGCGACCAGCCTGGACGATATGCTGATGCGCTTTCATCGCTGGGCGCGTGAACTGGGCCTTGCCGGTGCCACGGTGCGCCTGTTTCCCGATCGCTGGCGTCTCGGCGCGCCGTCAAGCTATACCCATCTGGCGTTAAGCCGCCAGGCCTTCGAACCGCTGCGTATTCAGCGGCTGGGGCAGGAGCAGCACTATCTGGGCACCTTAAACGGTCCGGAATTGCTGGTGGTGTTGCCGGAAGCGAAGGCGATTGGTTCGGTGGCGATGTCGATGCTGGGACGTGACGGCGATTTGGGCGTCATTTTGTTCAGCAGCCGCGACACGCATCACTATCAGGCAGGCCAGGGAACGCAACTCCTGCATGAAATCGCGCTAATGATGCCGGATCTGCTGGAGCGCTGGATTGAGCGCGTATGA
- the uvrD gene encoding DNA helicase II, with the protein MDVSYLLDSLNDKQREAVAAPRSNMLVLAGAGSGKTRVLVHRIAWLLTVENNSPYSIMAVTFTNKAAAEMRHRIGQIMGTSQGGMWVGTFHGLAHRLLRAHHMDANLPQDFQILDSEDQLRLLKRLIKAMNLDEKQWPARQAMWYINGQKDEGLRPHHIQSFGNPIEQTWQKVYQAYQEACDRAGLVDFAELLLRAHELWLNKPHILQHYRERFTNILVDEFQDTNNIQYAWIRLLAGDTGKVMIVGDDDQSIYGWRGAQVENIQRFLNDFPGAQTIRLEQNYRSTSNILSAANALIENNNGRLGKKLWTDGVEGEPISLYCAFNELDEARFVVNRIKTWQDNGGALEQCAILYRSNAQSRVLEEALLQASMPYRIYGGMRFFERQEIKDALSYLRLIANRNDDAAFERVVNTPTRGIGDRTLDVVRQTSRDRQLTLWQACRELLQEKALAGRAASALQRFMELIDALAQETADMPLHVQTDRVIKDSGLRMMYEQEKGEKGQTRIENLEELVTATRQFSYNDEDEDLMPLQAFLSHAALEAGEGQADTWQDAVQLMTLHSAKGLEFPQVFIVGMEEGMFPSQMSLDEGGRLEEERRLAYVGVTRAMQKLTLTYAETRRLYGKEVYHRPSRFIGELPEACVEEVRLRATISRPVSHQRMGTPMAENDTGYKLGQRVRHAKFGEGTIVNLEGSGEHSRLQVAFQGQGIKWLVAAYAKLETV; encoded by the coding sequence ATGGACGTTTCTTATCTGCTCGACAGCCTCAATGATAAACAGCGCGAAGCGGTGGCCGCGCCACGTAGCAACATGCTGGTTCTCGCGGGGGCAGGGAGCGGTAAGACACGCGTACTGGTACACCGTATCGCCTGGCTGCTGACGGTAGAAAATAACTCGCCGTATTCGATTATGGCGGTAACCTTTACCAATAAAGCGGCGGCGGAGATGCGTCATCGTATCGGCCAGATTATGGGCACCAGCCAGGGCGGCATGTGGGTCGGCACTTTCCACGGTCTGGCGCACCGACTGTTGCGCGCGCATCACATGGATGCGAATTTGCCGCAGGATTTTCAGATCCTCGACAGCGAAGACCAGTTGCGTCTGCTCAAGCGTCTGATTAAGGCGATGAACCTCGACGAGAAGCAGTGGCCGGCGCGTCAGGCGATGTGGTACATCAACGGACAGAAAGACGAAGGTCTACGCCCACATCATATTCAGAGTTTCGGTAACCCGATTGAGCAGACCTGGCAGAAGGTGTATCAGGCCTATCAGGAAGCGTGCGATCGTGCGGGGCTGGTGGATTTTGCCGAACTACTGCTGCGCGCGCATGAGCTGTGGCTCAACAAACCGCATATTCTTCAGCACTACCGCGAACGTTTCACGAATATCCTGGTGGACGAATTCCAGGATACCAACAACATCCAGTATGCCTGGATCCGTCTGCTGGCTGGCGATACCGGCAAAGTGATGATCGTGGGCGATGACGACCAGTCGATCTACGGCTGGCGCGGCGCGCAGGTAGAAAACATCCAGCGCTTCCTGAACGACTTCCCCGGTGCGCAAACCATCCGTCTTGAGCAGAACTACCGCTCAACCAGTAATATTCTCAGCGCGGCGAACGCCCTGATCGAGAACAACAATGGGCGTCTGGGTAAAAAGCTGTGGACCGATGGCGTCGAAGGCGAGCCCATTTCACTCTACTGCGCGTTTAACGAGCTGGATGAAGCGCGCTTTGTCGTCAACCGGATCAAAACTTGGCAGGACAACGGTGGCGCGCTGGAACAGTGTGCTATTCTCTACCGCAGTAACGCCCAGTCGCGTGTGCTGGAAGAGGCGCTGCTACAGGCCAGTATGCCGTACCGCATATACGGCGGCATGCGCTTCTTCGAGCGTCAGGAAATCAAAGATGCACTCTCTTATCTGCGCCTGATTGCGAACCGCAATGATGACGCCGCCTTTGAACGCGTGGTGAATACCCCGACGCGCGGGATTGGCGATCGGACGCTGGACGTGGTGCGCCAGACGTCACGCGATCGCCAGCTCACGTTGTGGCAGGCGTGCCGCGAACTGTTGCAGGAAAAAGCGCTGGCCGGTCGTGCCGCCAGTGCGCTGCAACGCTTTATGGAACTCATTGACGCACTGGCGCAGGAAACGGCAGATATGCCGCTGCACGTGCAGACTGACCGGGTGATTAAAGATTCCGGCCTGCGCATGATGTACGAGCAGGAGAAAGGCGAGAAAGGTCAGACCCGCATCGAGAACTTAGAGGAACTGGTGACGGCGACGCGCCAGTTCAGCTACAACGACGAAGACGAAGATCTGATGCCGTTGCAGGCCTTTCTCTCCCATGCGGCGCTGGAAGCGGGCGAAGGGCAGGCGGATACCTGGCAGGATGCGGTACAGCTCATGACGCTGCACTCGGCGAAAGGGCTGGAGTTCCCGCAGGTGTTTATCGTCGGGATGGAAGAGGGGATGTTCCCCAGCCAGATGTCACTGGATGAGGGCGGACGCCTTGAAGAAGAGCGTCGTCTGGCCTATGTCGGCGTGACCCGTGCGATGCAGAAACTGACCCTAACCTATGCCGAAACGCGTCGCTTGTATGGCAAAGAGGTGTATCACCGTCCGTCGCGCTTCATCGGTGAGTTGCCGGAAGCGTGCGTTGAAGAGGTCCGTCTGCGTGCAACGATCAGCCGTCCGGTGAGCCATCAGCGGATGGGGACGCCGATGGCGGAAAACGACACCGGTTACAAGCTGGGCCAGCGTGTGCGCCATGCTAAGTTCGGCGAGGGCACCATTGTGAATCTGGAGGGCAGCGGCGAACACAGCCGGTTGCAGGTGGCTTTCCAGGGACAGGGAATTAAATGGCTCGTTGCTGCGTATGCGAAGTTAGAAACGGTCTAA
- the yigB gene encoding 5-amino-6-(5-phospho-D-ribitylamino)uracil phosphatase YigB — protein MRFYRSPGPISAITFDLDDTLYDNRPVIQRTEQEALAFVQNYHPALRTLQNTDLQRLRQAVREAEPEIYHDVTRWRHRAVERAMLNAGLSAQEAVAGANAAMMNFAKWRSQVDVPQETHDTLKALARKWPLVAITNGNAQPELFGLGDYFEFVLRAGPDGRSKPFSDMYFLAAEKLTVPIGEILHVGDDLTTDVAGAIRSGLQACWIKPENADLMHTFDSRLLPHIEISQLASLTSLI, from the coding sequence ATGCGTTTTTACCGGTCTCCAGGACCCATCTCGGCGATCACGTTCGATCTCGATGACACTCTTTACGATAACCGTCCGGTTATCCAGCGCACCGAACAGGAAGCGCTCGCCTTTGTGCAAAACTACCATCCGGCGCTACGCACGCTGCAAAATACTGATCTGCAACGCTTGCGTCAGGCGGTACGGGAAGCGGAGCCGGAAATTTACCACGATGTCACCCGCTGGCGTCATCGCGCCGTCGAGCGTGCCATGCTAAACGCCGGACTCTCCGCGCAGGAGGCGGTTGCGGGGGCGAATGCCGCGATGATGAACTTTGCGAAGTGGCGCAGTCAGGTCGATGTCCCGCAAGAGACGCACGACACGCTGAAAGCGTTAGCGAGAAAGTGGCCGCTGGTGGCGATCACCAACGGCAACGCGCAGCCGGAGCTGTTCGGCCTCGGCGACTATTTCGAATTTGTGCTGCGCGCCGGTCCGGACGGACGCTCAAAGCCGTTCAGTGATATGTACTTTCTGGCGGCGGAAAAGTTAACTGTGCCGATCGGCGAGATCCTGCACGTGGGCGACGATCTGACGACCGACGTTGCCGGGGCGATCCGCAGTGGGTTGCAGGCCTGTTGGATTAAACCGGAAAATGCCGACCTGATGCACACTTTTGACAGCCGCTTACTACCACATATTGAGATTTCACAGTTGGCATCTCTGACCTCGCTGATATAA
- the xerC gene encoding tyrosine recombinase XerC: MTDFATDVTRFLRYLGVERQLSPITLKNYQRQLDAIIALAGETGLQSWQQCDAAMVRSFAVRSRRKGLGPASLALRLSALRSFFDWMVSEGKLKANPAKGVQAPKAPRHLPKNIDVDDVNRLLDIDLNDPLAVRDRAMLEVMYGAGLRLSELVGLDIKHLDLDTGEVWVMGKGSKERRLPIGRNAVAWIEHWLDLRGLFGSEEDALFLSKLGNRISARSVQKRFAEWGIKQGLNSHVHPHKLRHSFATHMLESSGDLRGVQELLGHANLSTTQIYTHLDFQHLASVYDAAHPRAKRGK; this comes from the coding sequence ATGACGGACTTTGCCACCGATGTCACCCGATTTCTGCGCTATCTGGGCGTAGAACGCCAGCTTAGCCCCATCACGCTGAAAAACTATCAGCGTCAGCTTGATGCCATCATCGCTTTAGCCGGCGAAACCGGACTGCAAAGCTGGCAACAATGTGACGCTGCAATGGTGCGCAGTTTCGCGGTGCGCAGCCGCCGTAAAGGGCTTGGCCCTGCGAGTCTCGCGCTACGCCTCTCTGCTCTGCGCAGCTTCTTCGACTGGATGGTTAGCGAAGGCAAGCTGAAAGCCAATCCGGCGAAAGGGGTACAGGCACCCAAAGCGCCGCGCCATTTGCCGAAAAATATCGATGTTGATGATGTGAACCGTCTGCTGGATATCGACCTTAACGATCCGCTCGCCGTGCGCGACCGCGCGATGCTGGAGGTGATGTACGGTGCGGGTCTGCGTTTGTCGGAGCTGGTGGGGCTGGACATCAAACATCTGGATCTCGACACCGGTGAAGTGTGGGTGATGGGGAAAGGCAGCAAAGAGCGTCGCCTGCCCATTGGTCGCAATGCGGTGGCGTGGATTGAGCACTGGCTGGATCTGCGCGGGTTGTTTGGCAGCGAGGAAGACGCGCTGTTCCTGTCGAAGCTGGGCAACCGTATTTCCGCGCGCAGCGTGCAAAAGCGTTTTGCCGAGTGGGGCATTAAGCAGGGGTTAAACAGCCACGTGCATCCGCATAAGCTGCGCCACTCGTTTGCCACGCATATGCTGGAATCGAGCGGTGACCTGCGAGGCGTACAGGAACTGCTGGGACACGCCAACCTCTCGACCACGCAAATCTATACTCATCTTGATTTTCAACACCTGGCCTCGGTGTACGATGCGGCGCATCCACGCGCCAAACGGGGGAAATAA
- the cyaY gene encoding iron donor protein CyaY, translating to MNDSEFHRLADTLWMTIEERLDDWDGDSDIDCEINDGVLTISFENGSKIIINRQEPLHQVWLATKQGGYHFDLKGDEWVCDRSGETFWDLLEQAATHQAGEEVSFR from the coding sequence ATGAACGACAGTGAATTTCATCGCCTGGCCGATACCTTGTGGATGACCATCGAAGAGCGTCTTGACGACTGGGATGGCGACAGCGATATCGACTGCGAAATCAATGACGGCGTACTGACCATTAGCTTTGAAAACGGCAGCAAAATCATTATTAACCGTCAGGAACCGCTGCATCAGGTGTGGCTGGCGACCAAACAGGGCGGCTACCATTTTGACCTGAAAGGGGATGAATGGGTTTGCGACCGGAGCGGAGAAACCTTCTGGGATCTGCTGGAACAGGCGGCAACGCATCAGGCGGGCGAAGAAGTCAGCTTCCGTTAA
- the lptM gene encoding LPS translocon maturation chaperone LptM, giving the protein MKNVFQALAVLLTLFSLTGCGLKGPLYFPPADKNAPPPTKPVDTQTQSTTPDQNDRATGDGPSQVNY; this is encoded by the coding sequence ATGAAAAACGTCTTTCAGGCACTCGCTGTTCTTCTCACTCTGTTCAGCCTGACGGGTTGTGGCCTTAAAGGGCCGCTCTATTTCCCTCCGGCTGATAAAAATGCACCGCCGCCGACTAAACCGGTTGATACACAAACGCAATCCACCACGCCCGATCAAAACGATCGTGCCACGGGAGATGGGCCTTCCCAGGTGAACTACTGA
- the dapF gene encoding diaminopimelate epimerase — MQFSKMHGLGNDFMVVDAVTQNVFFSPELIRRLSDRHLGVGFDQLLVVEPPYDPELDFHYRIFNADGSEVSQCGNGARCFARFVRLKGLTNKRDIRVSTANGRMVLSVTDDELVRVNMGEPNFEPSQVPFRANKAEKTYIMRAAEQTILCGVVSMGNPHCVIQVDDVDTAAVETLGPVLESHERFPERANIGFMQIMKREHIRLRVYERGAGETQACGSGACAAVAVGIQQGLLAEEVRVELPGGRLDIAWKGPGHPLYMTGPAAHVYDGFIHL; from the coding sequence ATGCAATTCTCTAAAATGCATGGCCTTGGCAACGATTTTATGGTCGTCGACGCGGTAACGCAGAATGTCTTTTTTTCGCCAGAATTGATCCGTCGCTTATCTGACAGGCATCTGGGGGTGGGGTTTGATCAACTGCTGGTGGTTGAACCTCCGTACGATCCTGAGCTGGATTTTCATTACCGCATTTTTAATGCCGACGGCAGTGAAGTGTCGCAATGTGGTAATGGCGCGCGCTGTTTTGCCCGTTTTGTGCGCCTCAAAGGGTTAACCAACAAACGTGATATTCGCGTCAGTACGGCGAATGGGCGGATGGTGTTGAGCGTGACGGACGATGAGTTGGTGCGCGTCAACATGGGTGAACCCAATTTTGAGCCATCGCAGGTGCCTTTTCGCGCTAACAAAGCGGAAAAGACCTATATTATGCGAGCGGCGGAACAGACAATATTGTGCGGTGTCGTTTCAATGGGTAATCCGCACTGTGTGATTCAGGTCGACGATGTTGATACGGCGGCGGTGGAAACGCTAGGACCGGTTCTGGAAAGTCACGAACGTTTTCCTGAACGGGCCAATATCGGTTTTATGCAGATCATGAAACGCGAGCATATTCGCCTACGCGTTTATGAGCGCGGCGCGGGAGAGACACAGGCCTGTGGGAGCGGCGCGTGCGCGGCCGTCGCCGTCGGCATTCAGCAAGGTTTGCTGGCGGAAGAGGTCCGCGTGGAATTACCGGGCGGTCGCCTTGATATCGCCTGGAAAGGTCCGGGTCATCCGTTATACATGACTGGCCCGGCGGCACATGTCTATGACGGGTTTATCCATCTATGA
- the corA gene encoding magnesium/cobalt transporter CorA, which produces MLSAFQLENNRLTRLEVEESQTLIDAVWVDLVEPDDDERLRVQSELGQSLATRPELEDIEASARFFEDEDGLHIHSFFFFEDAEDHAGNSTVAFTIRDGRLFTLRERELPAFRLYRMRARSQAMVDGNAYELLLDLFETKIEQLADEIENIYSDLEELSRVIMEGHQGDEYDEALSTLAELEDIGWKVRLCLMDTQRALNFLVRKARLPGGQLEQAREILRDIESLLPHNESLFQKVNFLMQAAMGFINIEQNRIIKIFSVVSVVFLPPTLVASSYGMNFEFMPELKWSFGYPGAIIFMLLAGLAPYLYFKRKNWL; this is translated from the coding sequence ATGCTGAGCGCATTTCAACTGGAAAATAACCGACTCACCCGGCTGGAAGTCGAAGAGTCACAAACCCTGATTGATGCCGTCTGGGTCGACCTGGTCGAGCCCGACGACGACGAGCGACTGCGCGTACAATCTGAGCTGGGCCAGAGCCTGGCGACCCGTCCTGAACTGGAAGACATCGAAGCATCCGCCCGTTTCTTCGAAGACGAAGACGGTCTGCACATCCACTCCTTTTTCTTCTTCGAAGATGCAGAAGACCACGCGGGTAACTCCACCGTGGCATTCACCATCCGCGATGGCCGCCTGTTTACCCTGCGTGAACGTGAGCTGCCCGCGTTTCGTTTGTATCGTATGCGCGCCCGCAGCCAGGCCATGGTTGACGGTAACGCCTATGAACTGCTGCTGGATCTGTTCGAAACCAAAATCGAACAGCTGGCGGATGAAATCGAAAACATCTACAGCGATCTGGAAGAGCTGAGTCGGGTGATTATGGAAGGGCACCAGGGCGATGAGTACGATGAAGCCCTCTCGACGCTGGCAGAACTGGAAGATATCGGCTGGAAAGTCCGCCTGTGTCTGATGGATACCCAGCGTGCGCTGAACTTCCTGGTCCGCAAGGCGCGTTTACCGGGCGGACAACTGGAACAGGCGCGCGAGATCCTGCGAGATATCGAATCCCTGCTGCCGCACAATGAATCCCTGTTTCAGAAAGTGAACTTCCTGATGCAGGCGGCGATGGGCTTTATCAACATCGAGCAGAACCGCATCATCAAGATCTTCTCGGTGGTTTCCGTGGTTTTCCTGCCGCCGACGCTGGTGGCATCCAGCTATGGGATGAACTTTGAGTTTATGCCTGAACTGAAGTGGAGCTTTGGCTACCCGGGCGCGATTATCTTTATGCTGCTCGCCGGTCTGGCACCGTATCTGTACTTTAAACGGAAGAACTGGCTGTAA
- the ysgD gene encoding YsgD/CorL family protein has protein sequence MDTPSRYWLIILSSRINS, from the coding sequence TTGGACACACCCAGTAGATACTGGCTCATTATCCTGTCATCCAGGATCAACTCCTAA
- the rarD gene encoding EamA family transporter RarD yields the protein MDAKQTRLGVLLALAAYFIWGIAPAYFKLIYYVPADEILTHRVIWSFFFMVALISISRQWSSVKALLKTPKKIFLLALSAVLVGGNWLLFIWAVNNHHMLEASLGYFINPLVNIVLGMLFLGERFRRMQWLAVILATCGVLVQLWTFGSLPVIALGLAFSFAFYGLVRKKIAVEAQTGMLVETLWLLPVAAIYLFGIADSSTSHMGQNPMSLNLLLIAAGVVTTVPLLCFTGAATRLRLSTLGFFQYIGPTLMFLLAVTFYGEVPGADKMVTFAFIWVALAIFVTDAIYTQRRGRRS from the coding sequence ATGGATGCAAAACAAACGCGGCTGGGCGTGTTACTCGCGCTTGCCGCCTATTTTATTTGGGGGATCGCTCCGGCGTACTTCAAGCTAATTTATTATGTTCCCGCAGATGAAATTCTGACCCATCGCGTGATCTGGTCGTTTTTCTTTATGGTGGCGCTGATCAGCATTAGCCGACAGTGGTCGAGCGTAAAAGCGCTGCTGAAAACACCGAAAAAGATCTTCCTGTTGGCGCTCTCGGCGGTACTCGTGGGGGGCAACTGGCTGTTGTTTATCTGGGCGGTAAACAACCACCATATGCTGGAAGCCAGCCTGGGTTATTTTATCAACCCGCTGGTGAACATTGTGCTGGGAATGCTTTTCCTCGGTGAACGCTTCCGTCGGATGCAGTGGCTGGCGGTAATTCTGGCGACCTGTGGCGTTCTGGTGCAGCTCTGGACCTTCGGTTCACTGCCCGTCATCGCGCTGGGACTGGCGTTCAGCTTTGCCTTTTACGGTCTGGTACGCAAAAAAATCGCCGTTGAAGCGCAAACCGGGATGCTGGTGGAAACTTTGTGGCTGTTGCCTGTTGCCGCCATCTACCTGTTCGGTATCGCCGACAGCTCAACCAGCCATATGGGGCAGAACCCGATGTCGCTCAACCTGCTGCTGATTGCCGCCGGGGTGGTGACCACGGTTCCGCTGCTGTGCTTTACCGGTGCGGCGACGCGCCTGCGCCTTTCTACGCTGGGTTTCTTCCAGTACATCGGCCCGACGCTGATGTTCCTGCTGGCCGTCACGTTCTACGGTGAAGTGCCGGGCGCGGATAAAATGGTGACATTTGCCTTTATCTGGGTCGCGCTGGCGATCTTCGTGACGGATGCGATTTATACGCAGAGACGGGGACGTCGGAGTTAG